A window of Hymenobacter siberiensis genomic DNA:
CAGCGTAACTCGTGACTTGCCATGATGGGGAGGCTGCGCCTCCCCGGCCGCGCCAGCGGCAAGCCGGTCGCACCGTTCCAACGGGCCGCTCTATGGGAGGCGCAGCCTCCCCCACACAATAAGTCACGAGTTACGCTGCGCTAAACTCGCGCCAGCAGTGATGCTTTTGGTACATCGACGGCCTCCGTCGATAAAACACCCCCTTCCCGTCGATGAAAGCGGCTTTGGCAGGAGGAAGAGGTTAATTTTGCGCCATCAACTCAACAAAGACCCGTGCGCAGGAGTTAAGAGCCCTTGCAGCCGATGCGGCGCACCGGCGGGCCTAGAAAACGGACGATATGTGGATAGTTAGACTGGCGCTGGCGCGTCCCTACACCTTTGTGGTGATGGCGCTGCTAATCCTGGTGGGCGGCGGGCTCACCATTCAGCGGATGGCAGTGGATATTTTTCCCGACATTCCGATTCCCGTGGTAGGTGTGGTATGGGGCTACTCCGGCATTTCGCCCGAGGAGATGAACCAGCGCATCGTGGTGCCGGTGGAGCGCGCCATTACGACGACCGTGAACAACGTGGAGCACCAGGAAAGCCAGAGCCTAAAGGGCGTGGGCTTGATTAAGGTGTTCTTCCAGCCCGGCTCCAACCCTGATGCCGGCGTGGCCCAGCTCACGGCCATCACCCAGACACTGCTGCGCATTCTGCCGCCGGGCATTTCGCCGCCGCTCATCATCCGCTACTCGGCCTCCAACGTGCCAATTGCGCAGACGTCGCTCAGTAGCGAAACCTTGGGCGAGTCGGACCTCTTTGACGCGGCCAACGCCTTTATTCGGCCCGGCCTGGCGGTGGTGCAGGGGGCTTCGGTACTGCTGCCGAACGGCGGCAAGCCCAAGCAGATTATGGTCGACCTTGACCCCGATAAGCTGGCCGGCAAAAACCTGAGCGGCAACGACGTAGTGTCGGCCCTGTTGGCCCAGAACCTTATCATTCCGGCCGGCTCGGCCAAAATCGGCGACCGGGAGTACGACGTGAAGCTGAACTCCAGCCCCGAGGCCATTGCCACGCTCAACGACCTGCCCATCAAGACGGTGGATGGCACCACGGTGTACATCCGCGACGTGGCTTTCGTGCACGAGGGCGCGGCCGTGCAAACCAACATCGTGCGCCAGAACGGCCGCCGTACGGCCATCATCCCCATTCTGAAAAGCGGCGCGGCCAGCACGCTCGACATCATCGACAAAATCAAGAAGGCGCTGCCCAATATCCAGGCCAATGCGCCGCCGGCCCTGAACATCAAGCTGCTGTTTGACCAGTCCTTTTTCGTGCGGGCCAGCATCAAGGGCGTTATCATCGAAGCCTGCATTGCGGCGGCCCTCACGGCGCTAATGATTCTGCTGTTTCTGGGTTCGTGGCGCTCTACGCTGATTATCGCGACGAGTATTCCGCTCAGTATTCTGGTCAGCATCATTATGATGAATATTCTGGGGCAAACCCTGAATATCATGACCTTGGGCGGCCTCTCGCTGGCCGTGGGCATTCTGGTGGATGACGCGACGGTGGAAATCGAGAACATCCACCGCAACATGGGCATGAAGAAGCTGCTGAAGCGCAGCATTCTCGATGGTGCCCAGCAAATTGCGACGCCGGCCCTGGTGGCCACGCTGGCCATCTGCATTGTGTTTGTGCCGGTGTTTTTCCTGGGCGGGGTGGCATCGGCCATCTTCGCGCCGCTGGCTACGGCCGTCATTTTCGCCATGCTGGCGTCTTATATTCTCAGCCGGACGCTGGTGCCCACGCTGGTGATGTACCTACTGCGCAAGGAGTTACCCATCTACCACGCGCAGGAAGAGCCCGACCTGCCCAGCCAGCACCAGCGCAACGGCCAGCCCGTGAGCCAGGTAGAGCGCGACCTGGAGCGCATCCGCCGCGAGCAGTACGAAAAAGCCCACCCCAGCGGCACGGCCGAGGAAGAAGCCGAAAACGAAATCACCGATTCGGAGCGTGAGGCCGGCTCGGCCATCACCCAAACCTGGGTCTGGAAGCTGCACAAGGGCTTCGAGCATCAGTTTGAGAAGTTCCGCGCCGGGTATGGTGGGGCACTGGCATGGGCCTTGAGCAACCGTCCGAAGGTCATTGTGGCGTTCATGGTGCTGTTC
This region includes:
- a CDS encoding efflux RND transporter permease subunit yields the protein MWIVRLALARPYTFVVMALLILVGGGLTIQRMAVDIFPDIPIPVVGVVWGYSGISPEEMNQRIVVPVERAITTTVNNVEHQESQSLKGVGLIKVFFQPGSNPDAGVAQLTAITQTLLRILPPGISPPLIIRYSASNVPIAQTSLSSETLGESDLFDAANAFIRPGLAVVQGASVLLPNGGKPKQIMVDLDPDKLAGKNLSGNDVVSALLAQNLIIPAGSAKIGDREYDVKLNSSPEAIATLNDLPIKTVDGTTVYIRDVAFVHEGAAVQTNIVRQNGRRTAIIPILKSGAASTLDIIDKIKKALPNIQANAPPALNIKLLFDQSFFVRASIKGVIIEACIAAALTALMILLFLGSWRSTLIIATSIPLSILVSIIMMNILGQTLNIMTLGGLSLAVGILVDDATVEIENIHRNMGMKKLLKRSILDGAQQIATPALVATLAICIVFVPVFFLGGVASAIFAPLATAVIFAMLASYILSRTLVPTLVMYLLRKELPIYHAQEEPDLPSQHQRNGQPVSQVERDLERIRREQYEKAHPSGTAEEEAENEITDSEREAGSAITQTWVWKLHKGFEHQFEKFRAGYGGALAWALSNRPKVIVAFMVLFIGSLGLFPLIGQNFFPTVDAGQLRLHVRTPTGTRLEETEVRFRQVENVIRQVIPANELDLVLANIGLPVIPINLLLSDNPTIGAGDGEILVSMKEEHGPTGDYINEIRRQIHKQYPDLIIFFQPADIVNQTLNFGLPAPIDIQVIGRDKAANQRIVGEIKEKIVKIPGLVDAFVYQAFDQPQLRLDIDRVRAQEAGLSQRDIANNVLVNLSSSTQTNPNQWLNPATGVSYTVAVQTPPRALSTLDEIGNIGVTSATQNQSQLLSNFTTLRRSQTLAVVSDYNIQRTVDLYASVSGRDLGGVSKDIRKILADTEKTLPKGTTLALRGQADSMRTSFAGLGLGLAGAIILVYLLMVVNFQSWMDPLIIITALPGALAGILWMLFVTQTTLSVPALMGAIMCIGVATANSILLVTFANERREEEPDLSPRDAALDAGFTRLRPVLMTALAMIIGLLPMSLGMGEGGEQNAPLGRAVIGGLMLATVTTLFFVPIMFSYLKKAKPVATAQA